A DNA window from Helianthus annuus cultivar XRQ/B chromosome 15, HanXRQr2.0-SUNRISE, whole genome shotgun sequence contains the following coding sequences:
- the LOC110914435 gene encoding uncharacterized protein LOC110914435: MNAVSNLTNSQQALTNSQQAFTNSYQEFKAEVKKEFEVKDKSQKALEKKVGQLAQEMAQIRGSGGGLPSDTTMNPKHQSSSTGNMRNVHISAVSLLVNDEICSVQSIPSPQFVDGVVEDVSDEPESENEQETISQSKIENVTKNSFCENCLNQLNPINASKFEERCPPKDERWENFKQAKINLSLLDDIKKVPAHVEWLEELSIEKRHNKLPKPIDLVSHVSAVLSSALPQKAQDLGDPLIPIQIGTFKIERALLDLGACVSILPGSLYDQYYFGPLKKFDTPVVLADQTPTHPRGMVEDVIVKVDDCYYPVDFLVVDYVGCVEDTKPIVILGRPFLATANAIINCATGTVSMKFGDRELNFTSDGFL; encoded by the coding sequence ATGAATGCTGTGAGTAATCTTACTAACTCACAACAAGCTCTTACCAATTCACAACAAGCTTTTACTAATTCATACCAAGAGTTCAAAGCCGAagtaaagaaagagtttgaagtgaaGGATAAATCTCAAAAGGCATTAGAGAAGAAAGTGGGGCAACTTGCTCAAGAGATGGCTCAAATTCGTGGAAGTGGAGGAGGACTTCCAAGTGACACCACAATGAACCCGAAGCATCAAAGCTCAAGCACGGGCAATATGAGGAATGTACACATTAGTGCGGTAAGTCTTCTTGTGAATGACGAAATTTGTAGTGTTCAAAGCATTCCATCACCACAATTCGTTGATGGTGTAGTGGAAGATGTAAGTGATGAGCCGGAAAGTGAAAATGAACAAGAAACGATTTCACAAAGTAAAATTGAAAATGTAACTAAAAAttctttttgtgaaaattgtttaaatcaaCTTAACCCGATTAACGCATCAAAATTTGAAGAACGGTGCCCACCAAAGGACGAGAGGTGGGAAAATTTTAAACAAGCAAAAATTAATTTATCGTTACTCGATGACATTAAAAAGGTTCCGGCTCATGTGGAATGGTTGGAGGAGTTGAGCATTGAAAAACGGCATAATAAATTACCCAAACCGATTGATTTGGTATCACATGTTAGTGCCGTCTTATCAAGTGCGCTTCCCCAAAAAGCTCAAGATCTGGGAGATCCTCTTATTCCAATTCAAATTGGAACATTCAAAATTGAGAGGGCGCTCCTAGATCTTGGAGCTTGTGTGAGCATCTTGCCCGGGAGTCTATACGACCAATATTATTTTGGTCCATTGAAAAAGTTTGACACCCCCGTGGTGTTGGCTGATCAGACTCCCACGCATCCAAGGGGGATGGTGGAAGATGTGATTGTGAAGGTAGATGATTGCTATTACCCAGTGGACTTTTTGGTAGTAGACTATGTTGGGTGTGTTGAGGACACCAAACCGATAGTCATATTGGGTAGACCGTTCCTGGCAACTGCTAATGCCATAATAAATTGTGCAACGGGAACGGTAAGCATGAAGTTTGGGGATCGGGAATTAAACTTTACGTCGGACGGGTTTTTGTGA